A window of Malania oleifera isolate guangnan ecotype guangnan chromosome 5, ASM2987363v1, whole genome shotgun sequence contains these coding sequences:
- the LOC131154985 gene encoding cysteine-rich and transmembrane domain-containing protein WIH2-like, with protein sequence MSYYQQPPVGVPPQQGYGKDAYPPPGYPPQGYPPQGYPAPGYAPPPQYAPPPPQQKHSSGVLEGCLAALCCCCLLDACF encoded by the exons ATGAGTTATTACCAGCAGCCTCCCGTCGGTGTCCCTCCCCAACAAG GTTATGGTAAGGACGCTTATCCGCCGCCGGGGTACCCTCCACAAGGGTACCCGCCGCAAGGATACCCGGCCCCGGGGTACGCTCCCCCTCCCCAGTATGCCCCTCCTCCCCCTCAACAGAAACATAGCTCCGGCGTTCTTGAAGGCTG TTTGGCTGCGCTGTGCTGTTGCTGCCTCCTGGATGCCTGCTTCTGA